In the genome of Catenulispora sp. EB89, one region contains:
- a CDS encoding metallophosphoesterase codes for MHTTEMPLPRPDATWRGGHLLAVSDLHVAVAGNRAVVEALRPENPQDWLLVAGDVAEITADFEATMAKLATRFTRVIWTPGNHELWTHVSDPVRLRGEERYQHLVRICRRLGIDTPEDPYPVWAGPDGPVVVAPLFVLYDYSFHPPGTSSVEEGLALAHETGVVCTDEFLLHPDPHPTRQAWCEARLAYTERRLSELDPTAKTVLISHFPLVRQPTQVLRYPEFAQWCGTVHTADWHTRFRAIVAVYGHLHIPRTTHYDGVRFEEVSLGYPREWSHRDAFTPRLIL; via the coding sequence ATGCACACCACTGAAATGCCGCTGCCGAGGCCGGATGCCACCTGGCGCGGCGGGCATCTGCTGGCCGTCAGCGACCTGCACGTCGCGGTGGCCGGCAACCGTGCCGTCGTCGAAGCGCTACGTCCCGAGAACCCCCAAGACTGGCTGCTGGTCGCTGGCGACGTCGCCGAGATCACGGCCGACTTCGAGGCGACGATGGCCAAGCTGGCGACGCGGTTCACCCGGGTCATCTGGACACCCGGCAACCACGAGCTGTGGACCCACGTTTCGGATCCGGTGCGACTGCGCGGCGAGGAGCGCTACCAGCATCTGGTGCGAATATGCCGACGACTGGGGATCGACACACCGGAAGACCCGTATCCCGTGTGGGCCGGCCCGGACGGGCCCGTCGTGGTGGCGCCCCTGTTCGTTCTCTACGACTACTCATTCCATCCGCCCGGCACCAGTTCCGTCGAAGAAGGCCTCGCCCTCGCGCACGAAACCGGCGTCGTCTGCACCGACGAGTTCCTCCTGCACCCCGACCCGCACCCGACGCGGCAGGCCTGGTGCGAAGCCCGCCTCGCCTACACCGAGAGGCGCCTGTCGGAGCTGGATCCGACGGCGAAGACCGTGCTGATCAGCCACTTCCCTCTCGTACGCCAGCCCACCCAGGTCCTGAGATACCCGGAGTTCGCGCAGTGGTGCGGCACCGTACACACCGCCGACTGGCACACCCGGTTTCGGGCCATCGTGGCTGTCTACGGGCATCTGCACATTCCACGCACCACGCACTACGACGGCGTTCGCTTCGAGGAAGTCTCCCTGGGCTACCCGCGGGAGTGGAGCCACCGAGACGCCTTCACGCCACGATTGATCCTTTAA
- a CDS encoding 4'-phosphopantetheinyl transferase, with amino-acid sequence MKTLLPPSVAVAEAFGDPPEAVLLPAETEAIARAVDKRRREYTTVRYCARLALGELGLPPTAILNGSKREPLWPAGIVGALTHCDGYRAAAVVRASEAVTSLGIDAEPHLALPDGVLDTITNPEELSHLASLTRQEPTIHWDRLLFSAKESVYKAWFPVARCWLGFEDATLRFDPSDGTFAAQLHVIGPVIGAAPLTAMRGRWRVHNGLALTAVVVPVS; translated from the coding sequence TTGAAAACCCTTCTGCCGCCCAGCGTCGCCGTCGCCGAAGCTTTCGGCGATCCGCCGGAGGCGGTTCTCCTCCCCGCCGAAACCGAGGCGATCGCGCGCGCCGTAGACAAGCGCCGTCGCGAATACACCACAGTCCGCTACTGCGCACGCCTGGCGTTGGGCGAACTCGGTCTACCACCGACGGCGATCCTGAACGGCTCAAAACGCGAGCCACTTTGGCCAGCCGGCATAGTGGGGGCCCTGACACACTGCGATGGCTATCGCGCCGCCGCGGTCGTGCGGGCGAGCGAGGCGGTGACGTCACTCGGCATCGACGCCGAGCCTCATCTGGCACTGCCGGACGGCGTGCTCGACACGATCACAAACCCCGAGGAACTCTCACACCTCGCATCCCTGACACGCCAGGAACCGACTATCCACTGGGACCGTTTGCTGTTCAGCGCTAAAGAATCGGTCTACAAGGCGTGGTTCCCGGTAGCCCGGTGTTGGCTCGGTTTCGAGGACGCAACGCTACGCTTCGATCCGTCCGACGGCACGTTCGCCGCGCAGTTGCACGTGATCGGACCGGTGATCGGCGCCGCCCCGCTGACGGCGATGCGGGGCCGCTGGCGAGTGCACAACGGGCTGGCCCTCACCGCGGTAGTGGTCCCAGTCTCATGA
- a CDS encoding DUF397 domain-containing protein, translating to MGRADERTSGRAWRKASASGSSGSCVEVAWLPDGGRAVRDSKDPSGPHLKFTAREWAAFIDGVSKGEFEDEL from the coding sequence CTGGGACGAGCGGACGAGCGGACGAGCGGACGAGCGTGGCGGAAGGCTTCTGCCAGCGGCAGCTCCGGGTCCTGCGTGGAAGTAGCATGGCTACCCGACGGGGGTAGAGCAGTCCGGGACAGCAAGGATCCCAGCGGCCCGCACCTTAAGTTCACTGCCCGTGAATGGGCTGCATTCATCGACGGCGTCAGCAAGGGAGAGTTCGAAGACGAGCTCTAA